The Candidatus Binataceae bacterium genome segment CGAAGGGCGCGCAGGCCTCGACAATTTCGCAGCAGAAGCGCGCGAGCGAGTAGCCCTCCGGGACGCCGCGCAACTTTGACGTATCGAGCTGCGGATCGACGCCGAGCACGGCAACGCTGCTCTTGGCCTCCTGCGCGGCGAGTAATCGATCGATGAAGTCGCTCATTTGGTTTTGGACGATCTTGCCGCCGCGAGCCGGCCGCGCCTCGCGGCTGGAGGCTTGGCCGGCAGTTTTTTGCTTCGCGCCACAGTGGCTTTCATCTGGACCGCGTCGGGCGTCACAATGCGGCCGCTCTGCCAAAGATACCACGCCGCGGCCGTGCGATAGGGACGCCAGCGCTCCCCCAGCTCACGCAACCCTTTTTCCGTAATCGGCACGTTTGCGCCGTAGTGGCGCGTCGCGGCGCTGCGCAAGCCGAGATCGCCGACCGCCAGGACGTCGGGCCGCCAGAGGTTGAACATCAGAAACATCTCGGCGGTCCAGCGCCCGATTCCACGCACTGCGGTCAGCTCTGCGATGATCTCCTCGTCGTCCAATTTGGGGAAGCGGCGGAAATTGATCCGACCATCGCGGACCTTAGCGGCAAGGTCGCGGATGTAAGCCATCTTGCCGCGCGACAAGCCGGCCTTGCGCAGATCTTCGTCGGAGGCTGCGGCGACTTTATCGGCGGAGGGGAAACGTCCGCCGCCGATCATCGCGACGAAGCGATTAAAGATCGCGAGGGCGGCGCTGCCGGCGAGCTGCTGGAAAATAATCGCGCGCACGAGAGCCTGGAAATTCTCGGGACGCCGCGTGATTTGCACGGGCCCGGCCTCGAGAATGATCCGGGCCATCACCGGATCGGTTTTTTGCAGATGGGCAACCGCCTCCAGCGCCCAGGGCGGCGTATGGGCGGCTTCTTTGGTTTTTTTCGCTTTTTTCACTTTTCTGCTTCGCGCAACGCGCTGCGATCAAAGTTAACTACTCGGGTGCGTGCGTGGAGACAACGAGATTTTCTCGAAGCGGGTCGGGCGCATCGGGTTCAGGATGTAATCCTTCACCCACGGCTGAAGAATGACGTAGGTCAC includes the following:
- a CDS encoding DNA-3-methyladenine glycosylase produces the protein MKKAKKTKEAAHTPPWALEAVAHLQKTDPVMARIILEAGPVQITRRPENFQALVRAIIFQQLAGSAALAIFNRFVAMIGGGRFPSADKVAAASDEDLRKAGLSRGKMAYIRDLAAKVRDGRINFRRFPKLDDEEIIAELTAVRGIGRWTAEMFLMFNLWRPDVLAVGDLGLRSAATRHYGANVPITEKGLRELGERWRPYRTAAAWYLWQSGRIVTPDAVQMKATVARSKKLPAKPPAARRGRLAAARSSKTK